The genomic region CGTACACGCAATCGCACTCCTCGAAGCAAGTCAGGAAATATGATAATCGAAGCGCAAGTTTGTTATGGTTAGGGTGAGATTTGCCCCAAGCCCCACGGGCCATCTTCACGTCGGAAATACAAGAACGGCGCTGATGAACCACCTCTTCGCACGGAAGGAGCAGGGAAGGTTCATTCTCCGCATCGAAGATACGGATATTGAGCGATCTGCTGCGGATTACGAAGCATCCATTTTGGATGACCTGAAGTGGCTCGGGATCTCCTGGGACGAAGGCCCGGTGCGGCAGACAGACAGGCTGGCG from Syntrophorhabdaceae bacterium harbors:
- a CDS encoding glutamate--tRNA ligase family protein encodes the protein MVRVRFAPSPTGHLHVGNTRTALMNHLFARKEQGRFILRIEDTDIERSAADYEASILDDLKWLGISWDEGPVRQTDRLAVYHAYAEDLLEKGRAYRCYCREEELERKRKEALHKGEPPRYDGTCRDLSPEAR